A genomic stretch from Hoplias malabaricus isolate fHopMal1 chromosome 4, fHopMal1.hap1, whole genome shotgun sequence includes:
- the sypl1 gene encoding synaptophysin-like protein 1 yields the protein MQTGFRFSPSPIREPLGFIKIVEWLTAVFAFGSCSGYSGKNVITLFCGGGSNETLEASFAYPFRLSQVQLVESNRTLCNHSVSETHLVGDSSSSAEFFVAVAVLAFLYCTAALLIYLGYMHVYRDSDLGPMLDFVVTAVFAFLWLVCSSAWARGLQVVKDATGTEGLTSTLLPCREGVICEVTEFASMRTLNVSVVFGFLNLILWAGNAWFVYKETRWHSQKVTSQQGAGRTTGPASI from the exons CTCACAGCGGTGTTCGCCTTTGGAAGCTGCAGCGGCTACTCAGGCAAGAACGTGATAACACTGTTCTGTGGAGGAGGCAGCAATGAAACTCTGGAGGCCTCGTTTGCATATCCTTTCAG GTTGAGCCAGGTGCAGCTGGTGGAGTCGAACCGGACGCTGTGTAACCACTCTGTCTCTGAGACTCACCTGGTAGGCGACTCCTCGTCCTCGGCCGAGTTCTTCGTGGCAGTGGCGGTGCTGGCGTTCCTGTACTGCACAGCGGCTCTGCTGATCTACCTGGGCTACATGCACGTGTACAGAGACTCTGACCTCGGGCCCATGCTC GACTTTGTGGTGACCGCTGTGTTTGCGTTCCTGTGGCTGGTGTGCTCCTCAGCCTGGGCGCGGGGGCTACAGGTGGTGAAGGACGCGACTGGCACCGAGGGCCTCACCTCCACCCTGCTGCCCTGCCGAGAGGGCGTCATCTGCGAGGTCACGGAGTTCGCCAGCATGCGCACTCTCAATGTATCTGTG GTGTTCGGCTTCCTGAACCTGATCCTTTGGGCCGGCAACGCCTGGTTCGTTTACAAAGAGACACGCTGGCACTCGCAGAAGGTTACCAGCCAACAGGGAGCCGGCCGCACCACAGGTCCTGCCTCCATCTAA